From the genome of Hathewaya histolytica, one region includes:
- a CDS encoding M42 family metallopeptidase encodes MTYDVKILKEYLEGILTIPSPSGYTEKVMDYVKNELNSLKIPYIVTNKGALVATLKGENEDYQKTFSAHVDTLGAMVKTIKSNGALGLTCVGGYMMNSVEGENCTIHTMDGKIYSGTIQTVKPSVHISGKEAYDLNRTTDNMEVVIDEKVSSKDDVEKLGIEIGDFVCFDSRTRFTESGFIKSRHLDDKASVGILLYTMKYLVENKVSLPYTINFFISNYEEIGHGASAAIPANTKEFIAVDMGCPGLDQNSTEYDVCICAKDSTGPYDVELRKTLVNICKKENIPYKIDIYPSYGSDASAALRAGWDIKTALIGAGIFASHGYERTHMDSILATLDLVVKYCLEK; translated from the coding sequence ATGACATATGATGTAAAAATATTAAAGGAATACTTAGAAGGTATATTAACAATTCCAAGCCCTTCAGGATACACTGAAAAAGTTATGGATTATGTTAAAAATGAACTAAATAGTTTGAAAATTCCTTACATTGTTACTAATAAAGGAGCTTTAGTAGCTACTTTAAAAGGGGAAAATGAAGATTATCAAAAAACCTTTTCTGCTCACGTAGATACTTTAGGTGCTATGGTTAAAACTATAAAATCTAATGGTGCACTAGGCCTTACATGTGTTGGTGGGTACATGATGAACTCTGTAGAGGGAGAAAATTGTACTATACACACTATGGATGGAAAAATATATAGTGGTACAATCCAAACTGTAAAACCATCTGTTCACATCAGTGGTAAAGAAGCTTATGATCTTAATAGAACTACTGATAACATGGAAGTTGTTATAGATGAAAAGGTTTCATCTAAAGACGATGTTGAAAAACTAGGAATTGAAATTGGAGATTTTGTATGCTTTGATTCTAGAACTAGATTTACAGAAAGTGGTTTTATAAAATCAAGACATCTAGACGACAAAGCTAGTGTTGGTATCTTACTTTACACAATGAAATACTTAGTAGAAAATAAAGTAAGCTTACCTTATACAATTAACTTCTTTATAAGCAACTATGAAGAAATTGGTCATGGTGCTTCAGCTGCTATACCAGCTAATACTAAAGAATTTATAGCTGTAGATATGGGTTGCCCAGGTTTAGATCAAAATTCAACTGAGTATGATGTATGTATCTGTGCAAAAGATTCTACTGGTCCTTATGATGTAGAACTTAGAAAAACTTTAGTTAACATATGCAAAAAAGAAAATATTCCTTATAAAATAGATATATATCCAAGTTATGGTTCTGATGCTTCAGCAGCTTTACGTGCTGGATGGGATATAAAAACAGCTTTAATAGGTGCTGGTATATTTGCATCTCATGGATATGAGAGAACTCATATGGATTCAATACTAGCTACTTTAGACCTTGTAGTTAAATACTGCTTAGAAAAATAA
- a CDS encoding VanW family protein: MKKLKVKNLIMTIVLLIIMVGGAFGAYVYSTVNKWSNLVYPGVKVGDVQLGGKTKEDAQKLLKEKYQDAVLKKKIVITANNKEYSIDYKKLDAKYNISETVEEVMKHKKEESTFNKFLAIKKKSPKNVEMKFSYKQDYINSVISQVKKDVNREPKDATLTMISGSNFSVSEEKVGFKLQEDKLKKEILDKVNGKLDNEVIKIKASIETIKPKKTKDKLSTINSLISSYTTGFSSGKEGRINNIKLSTEAINGTVLMPGEKFSFNGVVGERTESRGYKKANVIINNEFVEDLGGGICQVSSTLYNTMIRSKIDPTERYSHTIASSYVDIGQDATVSWGGPDYSFVNTLDYPIYIKGYVTGNSVSFNVYSNADLKKYTYKVYSADKQTIPAKTSVVSDSSLPAGTEKVKKQSYPGHKATIYRETYEGEKLIKKEVLHRVSIAPVNGVVLKGTKQ, from the coding sequence ATGAAAAAACTGAAAGTAAAAAATCTAATTATGACGATAGTTTTACTTATTATTATGGTAGGAGGGGCTTTTGGAGCCTATGTTTATTCTACTGTAAATAAATGGTCTAATTTAGTGTATCCAGGTGTTAAAGTTGGAGATGTACAGTTGGGGGGAAAAACCAAAGAAGATGCACAAAAACTTTTAAAAGAAAAATATCAAGATGCAGTATTAAAAAAGAAAATAGTTATTACTGCGAATAATAAGGAATATTCTATAGATTATAAGAAATTAGATGCTAAATATAATATTAGCGAAACTGTAGAAGAGGTAATGAAACATAAGAAAGAAGAAAGTACTTTCAATAAATTCTTAGCTATTAAAAAGAAAAGCCCTAAGAATGTTGAAATGAAGTTTTCTTATAAACAAGATTATATAAATAGTGTAATCTCACAGGTTAAAAAGGATGTAAATAGGGAGCCTAAGGATGCCACACTTACAATGATTTCAGGTAGTAACTTTAGTGTTTCAGAAGAAAAAGTAGGATTTAAGTTACAAGAAGATAAATTAAAAAAAGAAATATTAGATAAAGTTAATGGTAAGTTAGATAATGAGGTTATTAAAATAAAGGCTTCAATTGAAACTATTAAACCTAAAAAGACAAAGGACAAGCTAAGTACTATTAATAGTCTTATAAGTTCATATACAACTGGTTTTAGCTCTGGAAAAGAAGGTAGAATCAATAATATAAAATTATCTACTGAAGCAATCAATGGAACTGTATTAATGCCAGGAGAGAAGTTTAGTTTTAATGGTGTAGTAGGTGAAAGGACTGAGAGCAGAGGATATAAGAAAGCCAATGTAATTATAAATAATGAATTTGTAGAAGATTTAGGTGGCGGTATATGCCAAGTTTCAAGTACTCTTTATAATACCATGATAAGATCTAAAATTGACCCAACAGAAAGATACAGTCACACTATAGCTTCTTCCTATGTGGATATTGGACAAGATGCTACAGTGAGTTGGGGAGGACCAGATTATTCTTTTGTAAATACTTTAGATTATCCAATATATATAAAAGGATATGTAACAGGCAATTCAGTTTCTTTTAATGTATATTCAAATGCTGATTTAAAGAAGTATACTTATAAGGTATACTCAGCAGATAAACAAACAATTCCAGCTAAGACAAGTGTTGTATCAGATTCAAGTTTACCAGCTGGTACTGAAAAAGTAAAAAAACAATCTTACCCAGGGCATAAAGCAACAATATATAGAGAAACATATGAAGGCGAAAAGCTTATTAAGAAAGAAGTGTTACACAGGGTTAGTATAGCACCAGTAAATGGAGTTGTATTAAAAGGAACAAAACAGTAA
- the gap gene encoding type I glyceraldehyde-3-phosphate dehydrogenase, whose protein sequence is MKIGINGFGRIGRSVLRIVSEGNYKNIEIVAINARANSETLCHLFKYDSCFGRFNGTATYSDDELVINDKSVKILRKPSPKEIPWNELGVDIVIDTTGKFKTQEDLMGHIESGAKKVILSAPGKDVDATIVLGVNEDTLDLEKHNVISNASCTTNCLAPVAKVLNDKFGIVKGLMTTVHSYTNDQNTLDKTHKDLRRARAAAESIIPTSTGAAKAVGMVIPELKGKLNGFSLRVPTPTVSITDLVCELSQNVTVEEVNAALKEASEGSMKGILGYSEEPLVSVDYVGDSRSSIVDALSTMVIGENMIKVAAWYDNEWGYSARVVDLVQHIIDRI, encoded by the coding sequence ATGAAAATAGGAATTAATGGTTTTGGAAGAATCGGAAGATCTGTTTTAAGGATTGTCTCTGAAGGCAATTATAAGAATATAGAGATCGTAGCTATTAATGCAAGGGCAAATAGTGAAACCTTATGCCATCTTTTTAAATACGATAGTTGTTTTGGAAGATTTAATGGAACTGCCACTTATTCAGATGATGAATTAGTTATAAATGATAAGAGTGTTAAAATATTAAGAAAACCTTCTCCAAAGGAAATACCTTGGAATGAATTAGGCGTAGATATTGTAATTGATACTACAGGTAAATTTAAAACTCAAGAAGACTTAATGGGACATATAGAAAGTGGAGCTAAGAAAGTAATATTATCAGCACCTGGTAAAGATGTCGATGCTACTATAGTTTTAGGTGTAAATGAAGATACATTGGATCTTGAAAAACATAATGTAATATCTAATGCTTCATGTACAACAAACTGCCTAGCACCAGTTGCTAAGGTTTTAAATGATAAGTTTGGAATAGTAAAAGGTCTAATGACAACTGTTCACTCTTACACTAATGACCAAAACACATTAGATAAAACTCATAAAGATTTAAGAAGGGCTAGAGCCGCTGCTGAATCAATAATCCCAACAAGCACAGGGGCTGCTAAAGCTGTAGGTATGGTTATACCTGAGCTTAAAGGTAAATTAAACGGTTTTTCATTAAGAGTTCCAACCCCAACTGTATCTATTACTGATTTAGTTTGTGAACTTAGCCAAAATGTTACTGTAGAAGAGGTAAATGCAGCATTAAAAGAAGCATCTGAAGGGTCAATGAAAGGAATATTAGGTTATTCAGAAGAACCTCTTGTTTCTGTAGACTACGTAGGAGACTCTAGATCTTCTATAGTAGATGCATTATCAACTATGGTAATTGGAGAAAACATGATTAAAGTCGCTGCTTGGTATGATAATGAATGGGGCTATTCTGCAAGAGTTGTAGATTTAGTTCAACATATAATAGATAGAATATAA
- a CDS encoding tRNA (cytidine(34)-2'-O)-methyltransferase, which translates to MNLNIVLFQPEIPQNTGNIGRTCVLTNCKLHLIKPLGFSIDEKSVKRAGLDYWDKLEIEVHESYEELREKYKDSTFYCCTTKGAKHYTEPKFKEGDFLIFGRESSGLEDYIREENKENCIKVPMINTTTRSLNLSNTVAIIAYEALRQINFPNMK; encoded by the coding sequence GTGAATCTTAACATAGTGCTATTTCAACCAGAAATTCCTCAGAATACTGGTAACATAGGAAGGACTTGTGTGCTTACAAATTGTAAATTACATTTAATTAAGCCACTAGGTTTTAGTATTGATGAGAAAAGTGTAAAGAGAGCAGGGCTAGACTATTGGGATAAATTAGAGATAGAAGTACATGAATCTTATGAGGAGTTAAGGGAGAAATATAAAGATTCTACTTTTTACTGTTGTACTACAAAAGGAGCCAAACATTATACTGAACCAAAATTTAAAGAAGGTGATTTTTTGATTTTTGGAAGGGAATCATCTGGATTAGAAGATTATATAAGGGAAGAGAATAAAGAAAATTGTATTAAAGTACCCATGATAAATACTACTACGCGATCTTTAAACCTTTCTAATACAGTTGCTATAATTGCGTATGAAGCCTTAAGGCAAATCAATTTCCCTAATATGAAATAG
- a CDS encoding DegV family protein — protein sequence MEKIKIITDSTSDLPKDLLREKDVEVLPLTVEFEGKDYIDGEDITFSELAVKMESSDSFPKTAGINPQRFTECYKKYLDEGYKVISIHLCSKMSGTYQAACMAKDMLETENVVVIDSYNVTCGLGLLVLKACRLRDEGLGLEEIENSIKQTIPHVKSSLVFGSLDNLVKGGRLSKTAGMVGNLLGIKLVLEVNNGEMKVREKVRGTKKAIKNAMKYIEEKEINLDEERILLASGDEELLLSVQEAYEKLDKNYIRAEVGCTVGVHSGTTAAGIFFIEKY from the coding sequence GTGGAGAAAATTAAAATAATAACGGATAGTACATCAGACTTACCTAAAGATTTATTAAGAGAAAAAGATGTAGAAGTTTTGCCTTTGACAGTGGAATTTGAAGGAAAAGATTATATAGATGGAGAGGATATTACATTTTCTGAACTGGCAGTTAAAATGGAGTCATCAGATAGTTTTCCAAAGACAGCGGGAATCAATCCTCAGAGATTTACGGAATGTTATAAAAAATACTTAGATGAGGGATATAAAGTAATATCTATACATTTATGTTCTAAGATGAGTGGTACATATCAAGCAGCGTGCATGGCAAAAGATATGTTAGAGACAGAAAATGTGGTTGTTATAGACAGCTATAATGTAACCTGTGGCTTAGGCTTATTAGTTCTTAAGGCTTGTAGATTAAGAGATGAAGGATTAGGTTTAGAGGAAATAGAAAACTCAATAAAGCAAACAATTCCACATGTAAAGAGTTCTTTAGTTTTTGGGTCCTTGGATAATCTTGTTAAAGGTGGTAGATTATCTAAAACAGCTGGAATGGTTGGAAACTTATTAGGCATAAAACTAGTTCTTGAAGTGAATAATGGAGAAATGAAAGTAAGAGAAAAAGTTAGAGGCACTAAAAAGGCTATAAAAAATGCTATGAAGTATATAGAAGAAAAAGAGATAAATCTTGATGAAGAAAGAATTTTATTAGCTTCAGGTGATGAAGAACTTTTGCTTAGTGTACAAGAAGCTTATGAAAAGTTAGATAAAAATTATATTAGAGCCGAAGTTGGGTGTACTGTAGGAGTTCATTCCGGAACAACAGCGGCAGGTATATTCTTTATTGAAAAGTATTAA